ATAATACCACTGATTTTGACATATACATGGCAAACTTTGACAACATTGATGAAAAAATAAGACCTTACTTGTTCAATGAAGTCGGTGTAGAAAAATGGACAAGGTTGTACAAAAACAACAAGCGATACTCAATAATGACATCTAACATCGCAGAATCTGTGAATGCAGCAATCAAAGAAATAAGAGAATTACCAATTGCTACATTACTAGAATGTCTTCACTCTTTAGTACAAAAATTGTATTGGGACAACAAGAATAAAGCATTAGCCACATTCACAAAATTACCAACCATCCCGGAAGAAATGTTATGGACACAAAGGAAACTGAGCTTAAAATATAAGataatttaaatttgttttggTATGATGACAACAAAATATACACTCTGATGCAGTATTAAACCTTATAGTTACTTTGAATAATATACATTATGGTTTCTTTTTTATAGTGATGGGCTAAAACCTATTTATTTACCAATTAATACAGGTTGAAACAACAAACCTACTTATATTCACAGTACATGATGTGACAAGATCTTACATAGTAGACCTGGAGAAACGAACACGCATATGCCAAAAATTCCAATATGATGAAATGCCTTGCTCCCATGCAATGGCTGCATTAACCAAAAGGCATATGTCTTCCTATGACTACTGCTCATACTACTACACAAAAGAAGCTTTTATAGCAGCATATGAAGATATCATACTATCATTAGGTGATGCAAATTCCTGGGATATACCTAATGAGATGAAGCAAATCATTGTTCTACCACCAAAACATAAGAGACCAGCAGGGCGCCCAAAGACACAAAGATACAAATCTGCACTAGAATCAAAtacaaaaacacaaaataaatgtGGAAGGTGAAAACAAAAAGGACACAACCGACAAACTTGCAAAAATGAACCAGTcctaaagaaaaaagaaaaaaaaattaaggcaTGAAATGATTGTTTCATAGCTTTTTCTAAAGACAACACTTTTTAATAAACACAACCATTCAAATTCTTTTATATTGTTTAGaaactttgtaaccaaatattGGTTTAATCAAATTAGAAACTAATTAGTAACTTCTAAAATAGTTCATATAAATTTGTCACAAAACTTCATGTAAACAGGTAACTGAACTACAAATTGATGTACTATTTAGTTCCATTATTTATTGTTTGATATACTACCAGTAATATATAATTTACTATTTGGTTACTTTATTTTATGAAATCCAGTTATATAAATTTACTATTTAGTTACCAATGTGACTTGCGTATCTCTTTCATTAATTTTGTAACATAGTTAAAAAAAAGAATCATCttaaaacaaagttcaaaattAAAATTCTTTTATATTGTTTATAAACTTTGTAACCAAGTCTTTGTTTAATCAAATTAGAAACTAATTAGCGACTTCTAAAATAGTTCatataaatttgttacaaaagcTTCATGTAACCAGGTAACTAAACTACAAATGGATATACTATTTAGTtgcaataattaaatattaatgcCAGTGTTATTTAATTTACTATTTGGTTACTGTATTTCATGAATTCAAAATCTTTCCATATATTTTTCATCACTCCGATTATATAAAATTTACTATTTAGTTACCAAATTCGTGATTTGGGTATCTCTTTCATTAATTTGGTTTACAAATTAGTTACCTTATTCATTAATCCCTAATTTCATGATTTAAATTATTCAATATACTATTTAGTaactaaaaaaattgacattAAAAGCAATGACAAAATATATATGATCGTTAATATTACAAAAACTGAAATATAAAAGGTTATATAAAATCCTTGATTACATAgttaaaagaagaaaaagaaaataacatCCTTAACAAAGTTCCAAAAATTAGCATCTCCAAAAAAGTTTCCAAAATAAAACTAGAAACTCctacacaggttaccaacaacACCAAAACAGATCCATTCACATCTAACCAAAAAGCTCCTTCCCAGGTTTGGGGTCTACACTGCTTTTAGCATCTTTCCAggaaactcatcatcagaaataTAACCATTCAACTCCCTTTTCTTTGCATGCACAAAAAGCTTCACACACAACTTGTTTCGGAAGAACTCTACATCCAATGGATTTTGGAATCTTGTCAAGTAATCCATGTataaagtattcaacatacttTATAATAAAAAGACCACAATCACTGCACACAAAAAacacatcccaaaaacaaaatcAGTTCAATAGTTGAAAACTAAAATATTTACtatataaaaggaaaaaaagaaaccATAAAATTACCTCAAAGTTTGTTGTGGCAAACCATCAACAAGAAGTATATCCAATGGATCAGTGGCACTCTTGCCTTTAAAGTACCCATTGGTTTGATCAATATCTTTCCTACGTTCATAAAACTCCACATGCGATAGTAAAATAGGCAATATAtgtaacgaccaaaaattactaataaggcttaaaggccttgattagtgtgccgggaggacataattgaATCAtgagtgatttaaatgattaaatgcatgattatgtgaaaagcatgcttatatgattatttggatatatgaggaGCATGACTAtgaatattagtatgcatgtaggccctgattaggttataaagggtatatttttaattttggcccgttgagggcataaatgtaaatatttatgataaattgttgagtccacattattatgtggatatacttgtagcttgtgactcgaggcgatcctagtgagcggtttagcggaaaagtcacgacggggatttatattCGGCTCGGGGGAGctcgggggtatttctgggaatctgggaaatatattggagactatttgacattgaggaaaataattggtgaatagttaggtgttgggatgcAACGGTAATtgttagagacacttgaggaattagcaggaattgggagcaatgaccaaaattcccttagaatgttttaaggtttagattttaataggagggaaaaatggtcatttggtttaataagggataagagttatttatgattttagccttagtggaatatgtagaatgtttgagaagctgaaggaaagcaaaaagaaagaaaagaaggaggaaagaaagaaggaaaacaggggtcttttctctctctcggtttaggccattcttctccatttcttgaggAGTTTTGGAGCTGTAAATCTGGGAGAACTTGGGCTGGAGATTGGGGCTAGGGTCAttgataaagcttgaggatttagcaggagttactcacccaattaaggtaaggttttaaggttgttcttgagtttttgagttttgttggaatggatttctgAAACTTGGTTTTTGGTGGAAGTTGAGCGAactaagcttgaagaattgaggagttGAAAGCTGGGAAGgtttggaggataacctagggttgaaattccccatcaaaggtaagaaaattatgaGCCTGATCAACTTAATTGCTGGGTTAGTTCTGAGTTAACGGTTGGGTTCTTGAGTTTTTGAGTTCAACCTagtttttctttgtttgatggtgcatgtagCTAGGTTTTGTGTTGATGAGTTATGTGAGATGAGATGAAGGGGATGGTAGGCTCATTTTggtgtatggttgaggtttggagaagttttggtgggttttggttcgaggaaaatcgaaggagaaatCAGAGGGTGTTTTGATGCTGtaactagtgctgtagcgctagcctttgggcgctacagtgaTAGGCCTGGGCTGTCTGGGcacttttggctctgtttgtagcgctatagtgcccactttgtggtgctgtagcgctaccctatttccagaagtgagtttttgggttatttcttagggtttttgcccgggggctcggggtttgattccaccacctcgtttagggcttcccgagggctcgagattggtcccgaggttaggttatggaattgaagtttagtgatggttctaattcatggttgtgactatgtGTACGCTAGGGTTCGGataagatcgtgcttgagggacgGTTTCAGTAAtcaagctatcagaatctaaaggtaagaaaactgcacccggttatgtgattatgttgggactaagaccTCCATATATTTGTTTGATGTcattgatggtattatgccatagggacatatgataaacgaactaagagtgccggaatcaatatttgtgccCAGGGGGCGGCtcgaccattggtagctgaggacaacttaatattcactgagctcggtttaagcgggctggagtaagtgggataaataggggatgTGACCTAAGAGCATCGACCCTGgttaatatatgaattggttattaatgtaaatttgatgaacttggtatgttgaatgcctgattatgtgaatattatAGATTGCTGAGTATATGACTATGctttatgagttatctgattgattgactaatgattatgctctgttattcggttttcttgctgggccttagctcacgggtggtacgttgtgcaggtaaaggcaagagcaaggcgTACCAGTGTTGAGTAGGAGAGCTtcgggggctgaatgtacatagtcagctgatcggccgccatggccgaggagtgatacaggataaaagaagcctaattgtctgttttgcctttagagtggccagtacatgtttataacctgtgatttttgtaaactgtcttttaaactctatttcttttgggatcccatgtacaaaatgttaaattatgtgaaatgtaatttttgtaaccaaaatattttaaccctagcaaATATaatttcagtaacacgtttctaactaaatgacttaattagcaagtcttgcacctttataaacacacaatgtagcggtcttggctatccatggcgttacaaTATAGCAGCAAATGAATTCACAAAGTTGTGAAAGTTCCTAGATTTCCCAGACCCCATGGAATTACACACTTTTAGACACCTCAACATAATATCAAAAATGCACAAAACCCAGTGTGCCCAAACTGAAACATTAACAGGAATCAAAACATAGTCTAGACTTAGCCAATGGATAGAAAAACACATACGATACCTAGAAATATATTCAGCAGCCTTACTATTCCTAGGTATAGACTTAACATCTTCACCCTTACTCGCAAACTCCCCATACATGCTGAAAATTTGATTTGCAACAAAACAATTAGTAGTGTTTACTGACATATTGACACTCGTATCATATTTTATCTTCTTCCCCAAGTAGTAAAATCACAcgtcaatatgctgcaaaaaaaaaaaaaaaaaaagcaaatatatatatacattaaccaaactaaaaaaactaaaaacacaacataacataaaaataaaatatataaaaacaataATACTAACCGAGCACTGCAGATTTCTCCTAGGGGTTCTCAAATCATAAAACCACATTTTTTTTCACCAATCTTTGCTATCGCAAAATCCAAAGAAACAGccaattttttttccttcttaagAAACTTGTTATTCCTACACAAAAGGAAAAGTTTAGCATAACAAATACAACTAACAAAAACATTAAATCAAACACACAACACacacaaaacacaaaaataaTATTACCTATTAACAGGCCTAAAACAAATAGAATACCAATCATCAAATGATTTATGATGAAGAGCATTAGGACAATCCATCAAAGCAGAAGATAATGGTGAAATACCCACAACTACCACTTTTTGTCTATCACCACTTCTAGATGTATATTCAGTAGTATATGGACTTTGTATACAAGAACTAGGTTTAACAGGCCTCTTCTGCAATCCAGGAGAAATCACTTCCAAATTGGATTGATTTTTCTccttaaacaaaataataaactaatcagttaccaaacaataataaactaaaactcaatcaaagtaaaaaaaaaaaacacttagcTATATTCTCCTCAAAAGCATCAATTTTTTCATTGATAATCTCCAAAGAAGAGGCAGTAATGCTATCATCTGTGCCCTCACTATCAACTAACTTTCCACATGCAACTGTTTTTTCACCAGCATCATCCCCACCCGACCCCtacaaaataaaactaaacagaaaatatataattttttttcttaaaaataattaaagcttaaatcataaaataaaatatatgttaATATCAACACCATCATTCTTTGAGTCATCATTAGCATTCGATTCCTTGAACAATTCATGTTGATTTATAATAAAACTCGTGATATCAAAACTTGGGCAATCATCAATACAAtcctaacaatatatatatatatatattatatacaaatacTTAACTAACATAACAAagtaaacaaaaaaacaaaaaatgtttttaatttttttttttaaaccttGTTGACCAAATTAGTTGCAACAATAACTTCATTTCTACTACTCTGAAAAGTTTCAATCTCTGTTGAAACCTTATCTTTGCTATAATGTATaagaaaacaaataaaacacCAATTACTTACCATAAACTAACTAACtaataaaaaaaaccaaaacaTAACATTTTTCACAATAGTATATTTTCCACCGTCAAACAAACCTCCACCATCCTATATGAAAAGAAACACCAACTAGTTACCAAAAACTAACTtactaataaaaaatattttttctttttaatacaaacagaaaaaaaaaaccaaaataaaacatTTTCCACAGTATTATATTTTCCACCATCAGAGAAACCTCCACCATTCTGTatgaaaaaatcaaataaaataccAATTAGTTACAAAAAAACTAAATtactataaaaaaatatttgtttaacaaaaaaaaaaaaaacacaacctTTTCCACATAAGTATCTTTTCCACCAATGTCACATTCCTTGACAACCACCAAATCACCTCGAACACCAGACTCAAACATCGTAACATCCTGCCAAAACAAACatattactaaataaaaaaaagacataactaaTTAAAGAAAAAAGGATTGCAGCTCACCTATTCAGTTTCCTCATCACTATCATCACTATAACTTTCAATAACAACCTTAGAATTCCCAATAATCTTCTTCAACACATCAAACTTCATATCTATATAGAACTTCAGACCCTCATCAATCTTTAAATCAATGTATGACTTCAAGTTCTTTTCAAACTCCTTAAATCTACGATCAACATCTTTATTTAGAAAATCCAAACCACAATCCAACTTTGCTTGCATTCCTACAATCTCCATGAAATAAACCTTAATCTCCTCTGAAATAGGTTCtccactataatttttttttctttaaaccaAAAGATTCTACTACACCATGTGACCTCTTCACTAAAGTCTCATCCTCAAAATCATCATCAGAAGTAGCCACATGACCAAACTCAAAATTAGATAAGTCAAGGGTTTCCTTATCATTAGCAGAAGGAACAATAGGCACTACTTTCAGCTAAAAGCAATggtaaaaaaaagaaaataattagtgtaaaaacaaattaaataacataaaattcaaacaaaaattgataaaaataaCCCAACTACCTTGGTTGATGAAAAAGCTTTACTCTCCAACTCTTTAGAATTGGGATTTCAAACACTAGACCATCTACAAATCCAATGAACTGCTTCATCATCATACTTACATATTCGCTGCTTTTTTAAAACTGGCATGATCTCATACAACCAAACCTGAAAGGCACAAGGAAATCCAAACAATTTGTAACTTCTAACAAGATTTTTGTCTTTctcctttcctttcccttttccttTATCACCAAAATCCTCATaaatttttttcataatttttcccATAAGACCTAGCCTCAAATTATATAGAGACATGTCATAAACTATTTTCCCCCATGGAAAACTATCATACTCACCAAGACCAACCATATTAATCAACTTAGACTTCACTTTTTTGGTACGATGCTTACTAAGCAAACAATTTGTAGCGAAATACAAAATAGCCATTTTAACAACACTATAGGAAAACCTCTGATCCACAGCACTGTTAGTAACTTTTTGGTCACTAAAATACTTTTCAACAAAAGCATTCTCCTTATTTGCAAACTTTGACATATTTGAATCACCTACAGACTTCAGTCCAGTTATAACAGCAAACTCTACCAAACTAAATCTAACCTTATCACACCCAAATTTAAACCACACTTCAAGctaatttttttttgatgaatttcccTAGATAAAGCACAGTGAATCATCTGTGCCTGCATTGACATAGGTTTCATCTATAGAAAGTGACCAAAACATGTATGACTAAAAAAAACTAAGTTGTTCAGGAGTCAACTTAGCCTTTATAGTAGCAATacatgaaaattttgaattagGATAGAAAACGACTTTACCAAGTACCCTATTTTCAGGCTTGAAATAAAACTCTCATTCCTGAAAAACAAGTTATAGAAAAAAAACATGAAACTCAATCTAAAAAATGGAAACCAAATCGATTCTAAAACATACAATAACAATAGAACACaattaaaaaacaaacaaaaaatgacACCAAAAAGTAACCACAAATATAAACACAATCATAGAAGAACGACAAAAGACATTCGAAAACACCTGAAAAATAATATACTAAACAGATAACAGACAAATTACTAAAAAAACACAGCGAAACACAAAATCAAACTGAAATCCTACAAAAACAAGATACCAAAACGTACAaatgtttttaaaacaaaaattaagtgCGATATAAaccctaacaaaaaaaaaaccaaaaagatACCCCTTAAAAGAAAATCAagcacatacaaaaaaaaaaaaaaaaaaaaaaaatcaaattaaaaccctaaaaaaaataccaaaagtaAACAATAAATACAAAATTTTACAAACTtgaatacaataaaaaaaaaagaaaccaaacacGGTACCAAAAAATTGCAAAATGAAACATCAAATGAGAACAATGTAAAATCTCACAAACTCCAaacccacaaaaaaaaaaaaaaaaaaaaaccaagaagaAACCAAAATCCAGATACCCTTTCAAAAAAACACAAAGCACAtgcaaaaaattgaaaaatcaaaagataaaaaatagaaacctaaaaataaaagatCAAAATATACCTTGATTTTCTTAGGGACTTCAATCTCTAAATCATCACTATCATTACCATCGTCATCTACTACCTTAACCTTCTTCACTGGACGATCATCATCTAAAGACTTCCCCATAAATTTCTTCTTCACGTACTTCCTCTTACTAGAACCCTCACTCTTACTCAGATTCTTCTCACTAAAATCTTCCTCATAATCCTTTTTCCCCGAATCAGACataatttttttctatttctttttcttttcagtAACATACTTCGGTAATGGAGAAATGGACAATCGAGTTATCACCATTACTCAAACTCTACAAGTATTTAAAGAAAAAACCATCGACAATGGCTGAAATGAGAAGACCATGACTTAAAACCACGAATCTATAACTCCTATATAGACTATacctgttgggttttatgcccttataaaaccatgttggacATGTAACGCGATTTTATATTGATGATAAAGTAGTGGAAATGATTTAGTTTgaaaaccgtgttgcttgcttgttttattacatgattattgaaataatacaaacatttataaaatcctgaaatATGGATAGTtgcaattatagtgactaggtcacaatggattttaattgtaattatatgttcaaaagaacaagtcataagattagatcagtgcattggattttcactgattaggcaatctacgatatgatctacttacacattcagggtgtgatttcttatccaaggcattgaccaagcagataagatcagatgtatttggttacatcggactaggaccgatattgattattgattgataaattaGTATTgctgttatcaaatctaatcaatgtcacaacgttgactataggttaagtcgatcttaattctaagtgataatattctactaatcatattatttaaatcttttgacttgttcgttaccagcttaccctacggtctagctcatacactacaagaaaatggggtctttacctaccaattgtaagtgtaggtaaaactagcctaatggtgggtaatatggtttacctaccaatattgaattggtagagattggtaggtaaatgttagtggggaaagagtctttacctacacttattaacactagtaggtaaaagaatcagtggaccccactaagttataaatcaattgatgagtcatcagatgacgtgtttgatgacatgTCATCCTACGTGTATGCTGACATGGTTTCTATGGTTTTAcgtgctgatgacgtggcatcacatgtggcatcctacgtggcatcatatatggcatcctacgtggtgtcattttattagcccacatagcattattttattggtctgttacacaatttatattttgttcaaatttaatggttatgtgtaggtaaaagataataacagttatttataaatgttctatattagaaataaactagaaaaaaaccatacaataataaaatgtttaatgctaaaattctttataatgttcaatactaaaataagtcataaagttatcattttaaggttacccctaccaaaataaaaaaaacttcataaagttcattccttagtaaattaatgtaaataaactaagaatcatcttgtgactcccgAACTGAAAAAGATGGCGACTCTCTTAAATTTGCATTTGAAGCCTGGTctgttggaggtggtggaggcggtCCCATCAAATTGTTATGACAAAGTATATCCACAACCACACTAAGTTGTTCGTTAGTAGCATTAAGGCAGGAAGTTGTATCATTAAGTCGTTCAACTAACTCTTCATAAGTTGGTTGATTACCCACAATATTTTCACGATGTGAAGTAGAAGTTGTGACACTAGGAGACCGCCCCCACCTTCGCAAGTATATCGAATCATGTCCAAGTACATGCTCCATAATCTCTTTATCAGACAGTTCTTCTGGAGGATGTTGACCCCTTAACTCCATCATTTTAtcctaataatatatttaattaattattagtaagaaatataataaataaaaatttaaattacttaCATATAATGGCTCGAGCTCTATTCTAGTCCATCATTTCTCAGCATCATAATGCTTTAGACGCCATGTCTCAATTTGACCGGTAGGAGAAGTTAACACCATTCCACATCGAATGTGATGTCGTGGTGTGGAGACTAAACCATTTTTCGACTCCCATTTCCTTTTTGATCGATTGGTAGTATTCTTTAATGCTCTTTCCTGAAAAAATAAATCCAAATAAAATTTATTAGAAAAAAATTTACACAACCTTTTCTTTTGAACAACACAATgtctatttattacaaactttattGAACAGTTTAACACTAAAATATGTAAATCAAAGACAAAACAAAATACTAGAAAGAGTAGATGATGCCAAAACAATAACATTAGCTTTCATTttttcattcaaacatttaaCCAAACACCTTAACTACATCAACTACATAGTCAGAAAAAACTTCATTCCCACAACCAAAATGAAATAAACACAACAACTGATTGGGTATCACAGTCAAAGAAAGACAGAAATTTCAACAAAGAAGTCATCTATAgccaatacaatatttcaaaatTAAGCAGTAGTTCGACATTTGTGGACAATTATGGAAACATACAACAATATAAATTCAATAAAACAGAAAAAATAGCAAAAAGCTAGATGTTAAGAACGATAGTAATATGTAAATAGTATGTCAGGTCTCTTGTTCCTATCAAAATAACAACATTATGATAAAAAATGTTACCTTAAATTCAAAAGAACACCAACGATCACACAAACTCATCCAATCTTCTTGATGTTCTTCTTTTAAGTCTGGATGACGTTTGCTCTTGGCCATCTCAAGATCATTTTCTCCTCCAATTTCTTTGAAATATAAGTGCAACTTGTACTTATGACCCTTCCAAGCTTTTCTCATTTGCTCATCAATGCATTTTTTAGTTGTCTCATCATTCAAGTTGATGTCAAAATGTtcctataacataaaacaatattaattataaatattacaaatataaatgTAATATTGTGAAATGACTTACCAAAAGATAGTGACGCAATGGAGCTCTCACATCTTCAGGGACCATTCTCCACTCTTTATAATGAAATGTACCATGATTCTGAATAGTGAATCCAATCTCATTATTAAATTTCTCAGCATTAGTACAAATTGGTTGACGACACTCCGCATTAAAAGTCACTAACAACTTTCCAGTTGATGATGCCTTAGCTATAGTTGTAGTTGTCAAGTCACGAGTAACTCCACGTGGATTAAAGGAAGATGTTTGTCCTACAATACAATAtaatcttaattaaaataaatagaaatttaaagaaatgAACATGAAAGACATTAAATTTACCAGATGGAACTTGGGAAGATTGATTATCATCTTCGGTATTGAAATGGGTCGTCACATTGACTTGTTCACCCTGTACAGTAGGGTGTGTGGAGCCTTGAGGGTGTTCTCTCTCTACATTAGATTGTGTGGTGGTTCTAGGTCATTGACTTAGTACCCTAGATCGAGTGGTGCGACAAACTTGTTGATTCTCTAAACTCGATCGAGTAGTGCGAATAACCTGTGTTGGTGGAGCAGGAGGATCAATGACTGGTTCAACTTGTTGATTCTCTATACTCGACCGAGTAGTGTGAACAACTTGTGAAGGTGGAGCAGGAGGATCAATGACTGGTTCAACTTGTTGACTTTGAGCAGTAGATCGAGTGGTGCGACGACCAGGTGCCATGACTAAAATTCTGtgaaataaaacaaagaaaatgattagtaaataaatatttacaaatatTAAGAAACTAACTATGAATCAAGAATATGGATGTCTATATGTCTATATATCTTGTTTCATCTCAGTTTTTGCAAACCTTAGTTTCTGTACTTGTATTTCTGTTTGTGTACAGGGTGCTTGGCTACTTGGCTAGTTGGG
The Humulus lupulus chromosome 6, drHumLupu1.1, whole genome shotgun sequence DNA segment above includes these coding regions:
- the LOC133785618 gene encoding uncharacterized protein LOC133785618, which translates into the protein MANFDNIDEKIRPYLFNEVGVEKWTRLYKNNKRYSIMTSNIAESVNAAIKEIRELPIATLLECLHSLVETTNLLIFTVHDVTRSYIVDLEKRTRICQKFQYDEMPCSHAMAALTKRHMSSYDYCSYYYTKEAFIAAYEDIILSLGDANSWDIPNEMKQIIVLPPKHKRPAGRPKTQRYKSALESNTKTQNKCGR
- the LOC133784273 gene encoding uncharacterized protein LOC133784273; translated protein: MSKLMFVNTIVHCFMVRMQMQCHVLYASLVVIILVMAPGRRTTRSTAQSQQVEPVIDPPAPPSQVVHTTRSSIENQQVEPVIDPPAPPTQVIRTTRSSLENQQVCRTTRSRVLSQ